The Lycium barbarum isolate Lr01 chromosome 9, ASM1917538v2, whole genome shotgun sequence genome has a segment encoding these proteins:
- the LOC132611366 gene encoding polygalacturonase-like produces the protein MAKFLISWCCVFFSFGFIFLNSNAASVTYNVLSFGAKSDGKSDATQPFLKAWVAACSSVKSATIYVPNGRYLIKAATFRGPCKNKITIKIDGTLVAPSDYYALGNSGYWILFIQVNRITVKGGTLDGNGAGFWACRKSGKNCPVGARSITFNWANDVVVSGLTSINSQQMHLVINSCKNVMVKNVRIIAPDLSPNTDGIHVQSSTGVTITGTSIKTGDDCISIGPGTRNLWMEKIQCGPGHGVSIGSLARDYNEDGVQNVTLINSAFTGSDNGLRIKSWARASTGFVTNINYQNIMMKNVDNPIIIDQNYCPNNQGCPGQTSGIKINQVTYQNILGTSSTQVAMRFDCSPSKPCSGIKLQDIKLTYLNKKAQSICKNIKGNTGGVILPDNCLL, from the exons ATGGCTAAGTTTTTAATTTCTTGGTGTTGTGTCTTCTTTTCTTTTGGTTTCATTTTCTTGAATTCAAATGCAGCATCAGTAACATACAATGTGTTAAGTTTTGGAGCAAAATCAGATGGCAAAAGTGATGCAACTCAGCCTTTTTTGAAAGCGTGGGTAGCTGCATGCAGCTCAGTGAAATCAGCTACCATTTATGTTCCTAATGGACGGTACTTAATTAAGGCTGCAACATTTAGAGGGCCatgcaaaaataaaattactaTAAAAATTGATGGAACCCTTGTGGCTCCATCGGATTATTATGCCCTTGGCAACTCCGGTTACTGGATTTTGTTCATTCAGGTTAACCGGATTACGGTCAAGGGAGGAACACTTGATGGCAATGGAGCTGGATTTTGGGCTTGCAGGAAGTCAGGGAAAAATTGCCCTGTTGGAGCTAGG TCTATAACCTTCAACTGGGCAAATGATGTTGTGGTTAGTGGCCTAACGTCAATAAACAGCCAGCAAATGCACTTGGTGATCAATAGCTGCAAGAATGTGATGGTTAAAAATGTAAGAATAATAGCACCTGACTTGAGCCCCAATACTGATGGAATTCATGTCCAATCTTCAACTGGTGTTACTATCACTGGGACTAGTATCAAAACTGGAGATGATTGTATATCTATTGGTCCTGGCACAAGAAACCTTTGGATGGAGAAGATTCAGTGTGGCCCAGGACATGGTGTTAG CATTGGGAGTCTAGCAAGAGATTATAACGAAGACGGTGTGCAGAACGTGACATTAATTAATTCAGCCTTCACTGGATCCGATAATGGATTAAGGATAAAGTCTTGGGCAAGGGCCAGCACTGGTTTCGTCACCAACATTAATTATCAAAACATCATGATGAAGAATGTTGACAACCCAATCATCATTGATCAGAATTATTGCCCCAACAATCAAGGCTGTCCAGGCCAG ACTTCTGGCATAAAGATAAATCAAGTGACATACCAGAATATATTAGGAACATCATCAACCCAAGTAGCAATGAGATTTGACTGCAGTCCAAGCAAACCATGCAGCGGAATCAAGTTACAAGACATAAAGCTTACTTATTTGAACAAAAAGGCTCAATCCATTTGCAAGAACATTAAAGGAAATACTGGAGGAGTCATTTTGCCTGATAATTGTTTACTATAA